TGCTGCTCTACATGAACTACATCTCTGCAAGTGCCTCAAGTTTGGGTCACTTATAACCTGCATTTATCTTTATAAAATTTTTGCACTGCGTCTTTGGCTCCGCAAAGTAAAGTAGTAGTCTTATAAATGATCTTGTCAATCATTTCTCCTCAGTCTCTTCCCAGGTCAGGAACTTTGGTTTCATTCTAGGCTCAAAAAAATTCAGTTGTCAAGAACAGATTTGATCAATTACGTATCATCTCGAGATTGAAATAATTTTTGTCTTTAAATGACCTTCTTGCCTATGGTACAAAATGCTGCTGCAAGGCTGTTGACCAGGGCAAAGAAAAATCATTTTACAACAATTTTAGCCTCTCTTCACTGGCTACCTGTCCATTTTAGAATTCAatataaaatgttgttgttggtttttaagGCTCTTATTGGTCAAGCCCCATCTTACCTCACAGATCTTACTCCTCTTTCATCCTCCAGATCTTAAAGATCTTCTGACAGGGCTTTTTTAGCTGTCCCTCgttcacattttaaaacaaatgataaTAGGGCTCTTTCAGTTGCAGCCCCCCCATCTTTGGAATCAGCTGCCACTAGACATCCACCTTTTGTTGCACCATTTGTTACAACTTTTATAACGATGTTGAAAACATCCCAGGCATTCTAATTGGATTTTATctctgtttttatcattttactGTTTTATGATCTGTCCtgcttgttttatgttttaacctTTTGATTCTCTTCAGCACTTTTGCCATCTTTGCTGagataaatgtgctatataaataaactttacttaATTTGCTTACTTACAAATTCACATCTAAAATccgatatacagtattgttcaaaataatagcagttcaatgtgactaaccagaataatcaaggtttttcgtatatttttttattgctacgtggcaaacaagttaccagtaggttcagtagattctcagaaaacaaatgagacccagcattcatgatatgcacgctcttaaggctgtgcaattgggcaattagttgaattagttgaaagggatgtgttcaaaaaaatagcagtgtggcattcaatcactgaggtcatcaattttgtgaagaaacaggtgtgaatcaggtggcccctatttaaggatgaagccaacacttgttgaacatgcatttgaaagctgaggaaaatgggtcgttcaagacattgttcagaagaacagcgtactttgattaaaaagttgattagagaggggaaaacctataaagaggtgcaaaaaatgataggctgttcagctaaaatgatctccaatgccttaaaatggagagcaaaaccagagagacgtggaagaaaacggaagacaaccatcaaaatggatagaagaataaccagaatggcaaaggctcagccaatgatcacctccaggatgatcaaagacagtctggagttacctgtaagtactgtgacagttagaagacgtctgtgtgaagctaatctattttcaagaatcccccgcaaagtccctctgttaaaaaaaaaggcatgtgcagaagaggttacaatttgccaaagaacacatcaactggcctaaagagaaatggaggaacattttgttgactgatgagagtaaaattgttctttttgggtccaagggccacaggcagtttgtgagacgacccccaaactctgaattcaagccacagtacacagtgaagacagtgaagcatggaggtgcaagcatcatgatatgggcatgtttctcctactatggtgttgggcctatttatcccataccagggatcatggatcagtttgcatatgttaaaatacttgaagaggtcatgttgccctatgctgaagaggacatgcccttgaaatggttgtttcaacaagacaatgacccaaaacacactagtaaacgggcaaagtcttggttccaaaccaacaaaattaatgttatggagtggccagcccaatctccagaccttaatccaattgagaacttgtggggtgatatcgaaaatgctgtttctgaagcaaaaccaagaaatgtgaatgaattgtggaatgttgttaaagaatcatggagtggaataacagctgagaggtgccacaagttggttgactccatgtcacacagatgtcaagcagttttaaaaaactgtggtcatacaactaaatattagtttagtgattcacaggattgctaaatcccagaaaaaaaaatgtttgtacaaaatagttttgagtttgtacagtcaaaggtagacactgctatttttttgaacacacccctttcaactaattgcccaattgcacagccttaagagcgtgcatatcatgaatgctgggtcttgtttgttttctgacaatctactgaacctactggtaacttgtttgccacgtagcaataaaaaatatactaaaaaccttgattattctggttagtcacattgtactgctattattttgaacaagactgtatatatatatatatatatatatatatatatatatatatatatatatatatatatatatatatatatatatatatatatatatacacacacacacaagtagaGCAAAAACTTGTGAGCTGATACACTATTGTGGTACTCAATATATTTTCCCAAGGTTGGCAGGTCAGTTGATGTGCACTTGATGATAGATACTATTATTTAGACACAAGGCCATTGCTGAAAGATGCAATATCTCTAACAAAGAAAGAAGCCAAATGGTGATGCCAGATTTTCCTCAGTGATACCTTTCCTTTTTGTGCCCTCATCTCTTTCTTACAGATTAATGTCCGCGAGAGGAGGAATATAAAAAGACTTAAACAGCTGTGAAAAGATTCCCCCCCACACCTGTCCACCTGTATCTCCCTGCGTGTGTCTCATCAATCCATCACATTCCCTCTCCATCAATCAACACCAGTCATGATGTCATCATAGTccgtcagtctgtctgtctgcacTGGAGTGGGTATCTATTCACTCCCTGACTGGCTCCAAGCctatctgcatgtgtgtgtgtgtgtttcctgttcCACATCTTAACAAATGAACATAATGAATTAAGAGAATTAGATCTGTATCAGGCGCTACAATCCGAAAATGACTTCCCTATCTAATTTGAAGAGATTGGATTGCTGATTAGCCCATTAATTGATATTTCAGAACTCTTGCAGTATTCCTAAATGAGATTTCAGAAGAGactgatatatagatatatagaccatctatgtctgtctgtctctcatctGTCTATCTGTGTCTCATCTAttgatctatctgtctgtctctcatctATCTTTCTGTGTCTCATCTTGATCTATCCATTTGTCTGtctccatctgtctatctgtctcatCTATtgatctatccatctgtctgtctctcatctatctatctgtgtgtctCATAATCTCATCTATTGATCTATCTATGTGTCTCATATATTGatctatccatctgtctctcatctattgatctatctatctgtctgtctctcatctGTTCGTCTCATCTATTGATCTATCCATGTCtctcatctgtctatctatctgtgtctCATCTATTGATCTATCTatgtgtgtctatctatctgtgtctCATCTATTGatctatccatctgtctctcATCTGTTCGTCTCATCTATTGATCTATCTatgtgtgtctatctatctgtgtctCATCTATtgatctatccatctgtctgtctctcatctgtctatctgtgtgtctCATCTAttgatctatctgtctgtctctcatctgtctatctatctgtgtgtctcatctattgatctatctatctgtctgtctcttatCTGTCTATGTGTGTCTCatctattgatttatttatctgtgtgtCTCATAATCTCATCTATTGGTCTATCTGTCTCTCATCTATCTATATGTGTGTCTAATCTAtggatctatctatctgtctcatCTATTGATCTATCTGTTTGTCTCTCATCTGTCTATATATGTGTGTCTCATctattgatctatctatctatctgtgtctcatctattgatctatctatctttctgtctctcatctgtctatctatctgtgtctCATCTATTGATCTATCTGTTTGTCTCTCATCTGTCTATATATGTGTGTCTCATCTAttgatctgtctgtctatcttttgTCTGCCTCTCATATATCGGTCTATCTTtttgtctatgtctgtctgtctcataTTAATGCCTGTTTTATTATAAGAAAATATGTTTGTATCTTTATTTCTGAGTAAGTTCTAATGTTTATGTtatagcaaaaatatatatatatataaaacatgtgaTTGCATTATCATTTTAGCAGGAGAAAATGTATATCCATGCAGTTTTCCATATAAcacacttgtttttttgttttttaaagaatttatttttatttggcaaggactcattaatttggtaaaaaattacagtgaagacatttatattattacaaataatgtgtttcaaataaatattgttatttcaaATGGTGTGTGTATaacattttccacaaaatattaagtaactgttttcaacattgatattatcTAAAGggtcatgtggcactgaagactgaagtaacgatgctgaaaatttagctttaaatcacaggaatgaattactttttaaaatatattagaatagaaaatggttatttaaatttttaatttttacttgGTTGATCAaaagagacttccttcaaaaacattaaaaacttttgAACGGAAGTGTAATGAAATGGCGATGTCACTTAATTATGAACTAGataagtattaaatattaaaataatccaACTAAAAGTGTCTGCCAGAAAGTGCAGTGAGAGCTTGTACATCAGGGTGTGATCCTGAAGACATTTGTGGGAGAGTGTGAGGGGTTTTGATGGAGGTACAGTGCTGCCGTTCATTCTCAGTTAAGCTCAGAAATAACATATGCGCAGTATGTGGGTCTTGTTGCGAGGATGTCTTACCTGTGATGTTCCTGTCTGTTTGCTTGTAGGGGTGAAGCGTGGCGTGTGCTCCCAGATCAACCACTTCCCAGAGGATGCAGACTTTGATCATGATGGAGCAGAATACGTCCTGCGTAAGCGACTGCCCTTTATTACAACAACAGAATTTATCATGACAAAGCATTTCTGCATCATGAATGAAATGCAGCTACAGCAAATGTCTTTGCCTTGTTAAAGAAACAGTACAccccaaaaaaataaagcatttctaCTATTTACTCATTCATTTTTAGTGTTAAATCGTTGTGCTttcttccttgtttttttttttttttttttttttaagtaacatatTGCAGATTCACAATAATTCTGCAAATTCAATTCTATGGTTCAAATCCCCTGAAATGCTCCAAGACATTTCTGTACAGTTTTCTGTGTGCACGTGTGCATGTCACAcgcataaatgcatgcatgcacccAGGTTGGCATTTTGGTTGGTATTTAGATGGCATTTCCTTGCACTGTCCCAGATTGACTGGTCCCAGATGGGATGCCGAACCGCAGGGGAACATTTTTCCTCTGGGGCTTTTTCACACACCGTGCACAACAGCCTCATTTAATTACCCAGGTGCCTCATTTTAGCTTAatatttatgtctaaaatgtgGCATGGAGATAAATATGCACAGTGTCAAAGACCTGAACAGAATTGACTTGCCTACACTCATCATGTCTCACGCTTCTAATGCTCTCTGTCTCTCACCCTCTCCCATCTGTCTCTCTACTCCGCTATTCTCGCTTTCCCTGCAGGAGTGGTTAGGGCCTCCAACATCTTTCCCATTCTTAGTGCCATCCTGCTGCTAATGGGAGGAGTCTGTATCGCAGCCAGCCGTTTCTACAAGAGCAAAAGGAACATCGTGCTGGGGGCTGGCATTCTGTTTGTAGCGGCAGGTAAAGTGTGTGCATTATGTGTGTACAAACATGGGTCAAGGAGTAAATGTCAAATTACATCTAATATTTACCTGTGCTAGAAAGATGTaagaatgtaaaacattttatcgGATAAAACCTAATTGCCAGATTGGACTGTGAATGCTtcagaatcttttttttattctgtatttctCTTTACCTGAGAGTTTTGATCAGTTGGCATGTTTTGATCATTGATCTTTCACTGATCTTTAGGCCTGAGTAACATCATTGGTGTGATAGTGTACATTTCTGCCGCTTTGGGAGACATTTCCCCGAAGAAGGATGAAGATAAGAAATGGCAGTACTCCTACGGCTGGTCCTTCTACTTCGGCGGGCTGTCCTTCATCCTGGCTGAGATGGTGGGCGTGTTGGCAGTAAACATCTACATCGAGAAGAACAAGGAGCTCCGCTGTCGCTCTCGCACCGATATCTTTAAGAGCACCACTCACGCCATGCTACGGCTCCCAAGCTACCGCTTCCGCCGCAGATCACGTTCCAGCTCTCGATCCACAGACCCCTCGCGCTCACGAGACCCCTCTCCCGTGGGTGGCCCACCAGGGGGGAAGAACTTCGGAATGCCCCCGTCTGCTTTACTCTCTCAGGGGTCCATCTCTGTGTCCACTCTACCCAACCCTCACTCCCGTTCCACTCTGCCAGGGGGCGATATTTCCCTTTACACCCTCTCTCGAGACCCCAAACTGGGTGGTTTGGGAGGTCTGGGCGCCCCTCCGCTGTACGGCACAGTGGACCGCGCCACGCTATACCAGCTGCACAACTGCTTCCCGAAAGAGAGCGGAGG
The nucleotide sequence above comes from Carassius gibelio isolate Cgi1373 ecotype wild population from Czech Republic chromosome B16, carGib1.2-hapl.c, whole genome shotgun sequence. Encoded proteins:
- the cacng8b gene encoding voltage-dependent calcium channel gamma-4 subunit produces the protein MVCEKGIQILLTIVGAFASFGLMTVAIGTDYWLYSRALICNSTANNTQEDPHNKEKKDPGALTHSGLWRICCLEGVKRGVCSQINHFPEDADFDHDGAEYVLRVVRASNIFPILSAILLLMGGVCIAASRFYKSKRNIVLGAGILFVAAGLSNIIGVIVYISAALGDISPKKDEDKKWQYSYGWSFYFGGLSFILAEMVGVLAVNIYIEKNKELRCRSRTDIFKSTTHAMLRLPSYRFRRRSRSSSRSTDPSRSRDPSPVGGPPGGKNFGMPPSALLSQGSISVSTLPNPHSRSTLPGGDISLYTLSRDPKLGGLGGLGAPPLYGTVDRATLYQLHNCFPKESGGSGGSIMITGTLPSLKSHNPSAVQNSSNSNAPLSNSVPSSQPPPFSSSTVERERGMGTLDRLGKGDRESNSNTLNRKTTPV